From Scleropages formosus chromosome 9, fSclFor1.1, whole genome shotgun sequence, one genomic window encodes:
- the LOC114911229 gene encoding CMRF35-like molecule 3, producing MAPLLIFVLFFYTLLPGNNSVTTFGHLSVRSGGSLTIPCFYDQEYKQHVKYWCKGRLWTSCSTLVRSDSPQSKSDVSIADDPDQLVFTVTMTNLQEKDSDTYWCAVEIGGFGTMDDCKSISLTVTADTYGVWTESLLSAGRGGSVTISCHYDRRYKHHVKYWCKGYHWSTCTIMVRSDSPQSKGEVSITDDPDQLVFSVTMRNLQEKDSDTYWCAVEIHGAQDVAVLLPITVLEATQATTTQHRDLISATKSSTTNHPTNKTSPSTLMVLLVILGLLVLLGALFFVTWSRSRNPNHKL from the exons atggctCCTCTCCTCATCTTCGTCCTCTTCTTCTACACTCTGTTACCAG GTAACAACAGTGTGACAACATTTGGTCATTTATCAGTACGCAGTGGAGGATCTCTCACCATCCCATGTTTCTATGATCAGGAATATAAACAGCACGTGAAATATTGGTGTAAAGGGAGACTGTGGACATCCTGCAGTACCCTGGTACGCAGTGACTCACCACAGAGTAAGAGTGACGTGTCCATCGCCGATGACCCCGACCAACTGGTCTTCACTGTGACCATGACAAACCTACAGGAGAAGGACTCTGACACTTACTGGTGTGCTGTGGAGATTGGGGGGTTTGGAACTATGGATGACTGTAAATCTATTTCCTTAACAGTAACTGCAG ATACGTATGGTGTGTGGACTGAGAGCTTGTTGTCTGCAGGGAGAGGAGGATCCGTCACCATCTCATGTCACTATGATCGGAGATATAAACACCATGTGAAATACTGGTGTAAAGGGTATCACTGGTCAACCTGTACTATTATGGTACGCAGCGACTCACCGCAGAGTAAAGGTGAGGTGTCAATCACTGATGACCCCGACCAGCTGGTCTTCAGTGTGACCATGAGGAACCTACAGGAGAAGGACTCTGACACTTACTGGTGTGCTGTGGAGATTCATGGGGCACAAGATGTTGCTGTATTGCTGCCCATTACTGTGTTAGAAG CTACTCAGGCCACAACTACGCAACACAGAGATCTGATTTCAGCAACAAAATCATCCACCACGAATCATCcgacaaacaaaacaag TCCATCCACACTGATGGTCCTCCTGGTCATACTGGGACTGCTGGTGCTACTGGGGGCTCTCTTCTTCGTTACCTGGTCTCGCAGCAGAAATC CCAACCACAAACTGTGa
- the LOC114911315 gene encoding DELTA-actitoxin-Afr1a-like produces MSGFGSGATLVNAILQQYHNATDRCVSISLSNCSKTHSLVNPQVYTYSGYCYNPPQPTVRPGVTEMCFFGKATAGATGAVGVLTYDIVEEEKHVLGRLAIMFSVPYNYNHYQNFFALGIFEKDKECDESLYKHMYYDAKGRFCRSKSVGSEISYIEKLERFKVRGTMSPMGKSVMKVELWDHCCN; encoded by the exons ATGAGTGGATTTGGTTCTGGAGCAACGCTGGTAAATGCGATTCTGCAACAGTATCACAATGCCACCGACCGCTGTGTTTCCATCAGTCTGAGCAACTGCAGCAAAACCCACAGCCTTGTGAACCCACA GGTGTACACATACAGCGGTTACTGCTACAACCCCCCACAGCCCACCGTGAGACCAGGGGTGACAGAGATGTGCTTTTTTGGAAAAGCCACAGCAGGTGCCACTGGGGCCGTGGGGGTTCTGACGTACGACATTGTTGAAGAGGAAAAGCACGTCCTTGGTCGCCTGGCCATCATGTTCTCCGTGCCCTATAATTACAACCACTATCAGAACTTTTTTGCATTAGGGATTTTTGAGAAGGATAAAGAGTGTGATGAATCACTTTACAAACACATGTACTACGATGCAAAAGGAAGATTCTGTCGTAGCAAGAGTGTTGGAAGTGAAATCAGCTACATTGAGAAACTGGAAAGGTTCAAAGTGAGAGGAACCATGTCTCCAATGGGCAAATCAGTGATGAAAGTTGAGCTCTGGGATCACTGTTGCAATTAA